The Phoenix dactylifera cultivar Barhee BC4 chromosome 17, palm_55x_up_171113_PBpolish2nd_filt_p, whole genome shotgun sequence genome contains a region encoding:
- the LOC103717684 gene encoding sucrose synthase 7-like isoform X1: MAAASLSFKRSDSIAESMPEALRQSRYQMKRCFSRYVAKGRRLMKNQELVAELEKSVDDKLEKDRLMEGFLGYIICCTQEAVVLPPIVAFAVRPHPGIWEYVKVHSEDLTVEAITPSEYLKSKEIIYDEKWATDEHALEVDFGAFDLLTPHLTLPSSIGNGAQFICKFLSSKLNEKSESMKTLLDYLLALNHRGEKLMINNTLDTVNKLQTALLLAEVFVSALPNNTPFQKFEQRFQEWGLEKGWGDTAERVKGSLHCLSEVLQAPDPANMEKFFSRVPTIFSIVIFSPHGYFGQADVLGLPDTGGQVVYILDQVKAFEEELLLRIKQQGLSAQPQILVVTRLIPEARGTKCNQELEPILNTKHSHILRVPFKRDDRVLQQWVSRFDIYPYLERYAQDAAAKILDHLEGKPDLIIGNYTDGNLVASLVATKLGVTQGTIAHALEKTKYEDSDVKWKKFDAKYHFSCQFTADMISMNTTDFIITSTFQEIAGSKDRPGQYESHYAFTLPGLCRFASGINVFDPKFNIASPGADQSLYFPYTQKQKRMTLFHPAIEELLYSKVDNEEHIGHLADRNKPIIFSMARLDTVKNITGLVEWYGNNKRLRELVNLVVVGGFFDPSKSKDREEINEINKMHSLILKYKLTGQIRWIKAQNDRVRNGELYRCIADTKGAFIQPALYEAFGLTVIEAMNCGLPTFATNKGGPAEIIVDEVSGFHIDPNNGEESSNKIADFFEKCREDSTYWNKVSTAGLQRIYECYTWKIYATKVLNMGSVYGFWRQQNKDEKQAKQRYIQLLYNLQFRNLAKMVLLASDQAQLQAPSKAVTKPEPLPGERRKQPRLIRVITDCLTPKAPSERATESAS, translated from the exons ATGGCTGCAGCTTCTCTTAGCTTCAAGAGATCAGACAGCATAGCTGAGAGCATGCCTGAAGCTTTGAGGCAGAGCCGGTACCAGATGAAACGATGCTTTTCAAG GTATGTCGCCAAGGGTAGGAGGCTTATGAAGAACCAGGAATTGGTAGCAGAGTTGGAGAAGTCGGTGGACGATAAGCTGGAGAAGGACAGGCTTATGGAAGGCTTCCTTGGTTACATCATTTGTTGCACCCAG GAAGCCGTCGTCCTTCCTCCGATCGTAGCATTCGCCGTCAGGCCGCATCCTGGAATATGGGAGTATGTCAAGGTCCATTCGGAGGATCTAACAGTCGAAGCAATCACTCCTTCGGAATACCTGAAATCCAAGGAAATAATATATGATGAGAAATG GGCGACGGATGAGCATGCTCTAGAAGTGGATTTTGGAGCCTTTGATTTGTTGACACCTCACCTCACCTTACCATCATCCATAGGGAATGGGGCACAGTTTATATGCAAATTCTTATCATCCAAGCTGAACGAGAAGTCCGAGAGCATGAAAACATTATTGGACTACTTGCTCGCCCTTAATCACCGCGGAGAA AAGTTAATGATTAATAACACGCTAGACACCGTGAACAAACTCCAGACAGCTCTGCTTTTGGCTGAAGTGTTTGTCAGTGCGCTTCCCAATAACACACCATTCCAAAAGTTCGAACAAAG ATTTCAGGAGTGGGGACTGGAGAAGGGATGGGGTGATACTGCTGAAAGGGTTAAGGGGAGCCTGCACTGCCTGTCTGAGGTTCTTCAAGCACCAGATCCTGCGAACATGGAGAAATTTTTCAGTAGagtccctaccatctttagcaTTGTGATCTTCTCTCCCCATGGCTATTTCGGACAGGCAGATGTTCTTGGTTTGCCGGATACTGGTGGGCAG GTTGTTTACATCCTAGATCAGGTAAAAGCCTTCGAAGAGGAACTGCTCCTCAGAATCAAGCAACAAGGGTTGAGTGCACAGCCTCAAATTCTTGTG GTGACCAGGCTGATACCAGAAGCCCGGGGAACTAAATGCAACCAGGAACTAGAGCCAATTCTCAACACCAAGCACTCGCACATCCTTCGGGTGCCATTCaagagagatgatcgagttttACAACAGTGGGTTTCTCGTTTTGATATCTATCCTTACCTCGAGAGATATGCTCAG GATGCTGCTGCCAAAATTCTTGACCACTTGGAAGGGAAACCAGACCTGATCATTGGGAACTACACTGATGGAAACTTGGTGGCTTCTCTGGTGGCCACCAAACTAGGAGTAACTCAG GGAACCATTGCACATGCTCTTGAAAAGACGAAGTATGAAGATTCTGATGTCAAGTGGAAGAAATTCGACGCAAAGTACCACTTCTCATGCCAATTCACTGCCGACATGATTTCGATGAATACTACTGATTTCATCATAACAAGTACATTCCAAGAAATCGCTGGAAG CAAGGATAGGCCTGGGCAGTATGAGAGCCATTATGCATTTACACTTCCAGGGCTCTGTCGATTTGCCTCGGGCATCAATGTGTTTGATCCTAAGTTTAATATAGCTTCTCCGGGAGCCGATCAATCCCTCTACTTCCCCTACACACAGAAACAGAAGCGCATGACTTTGTTTCATCCTGCCATCGAGGAGCTGCTGTATAGCAAAGTGGATAATGAGGAACATAT AGGACACCTTGCAGACAGAAATAAGCCAATCATATTCTCGATGGCAAGGCTCGACACAGTCAAGAACATAACTGGGCTAGTTGAATGGTATGGGAATAACAAGAGGCTGAGGGAGCTCGTGAACCTCGTTGTGGTCGGAGGTTTCTTTGACCCCTCAAAATCAAAAGACAGGGAAGAGATCAACGAGATCAACAAGATGCATTCGCTGATTTTAAAATACAAATTGACAGGTCAGATAAGATGGATAAAGGCACAGAATGATCGGGTTCGGAATGGTGAGCTATACCGTTGCATTGCTGATACCAAGGGAGCTTTCATTCAG CCTGCTTTGTATGAAGCATTTGGACTTACAGTCATAGAGGCGATGAACTGTGGCCTGCCGACCTTTGCTACAAACAAAGGAGGACCGGCAGAGATCATTGTTGATGAAGTTTCTGGTTTCCATATTGATCCTAATAACGGAGAGGAATCTAGCAACAAGATTGCAGATTTCTTTGAGAAATGCCGGGAGGACAGCACTTACTGGAATAAGGTGTCAACAGCTGGGCTCCAACGGATATATGAATG CTACACATGGAAGATTTATGCAACCAAGGTATTGAACATGGGATCGGTCTACGGCTTCTGGAGGCAACAGAACAAGGATGAGAAGCAAGCCAAACAGCGATATATTCAGCTGCTCTACAATCTCCAGTTCAGAAATTTG GCCAAAATGGTTCTCTTAGCAAGTGATCAAGCTCAGCTGCAGGCCCCATCAAAGGCTGTAACAAAACCTGAGCCACTGCCAGGAGAAAG ACGCAAGCAACCACGTTTGATAAG GGTTATAACGGATTGCCTCACGCCAAAAGCACCGTCCGAGAGAGCCACCGAAAGTGCTTCTTGA
- the LOC103717684 gene encoding sucrose synthase 7-like isoform X3, whose protein sequence is MAAASLSFKRSDSIAESMPEALRQSRYQMKRCFSRYVAKGRRLMKNQELVAELEKSVDDKLEKDRLMEGFLGYIICCTQEAVVLPPIVAFAVRPHPGIWEYVKVHSEDLTVEAITPSEYLKSKEIIYDEKWATDEHALEVDFGAFDLLTPHLTLPSSIGNGAQFICKFLSSKLNEKSESMKTLLDYLLALNHRGEKLMINNTLDTVNKLQTALLLAEVFVSALPNNTPFQKFEQRFQEWGLEKGWGDTAERVKGSLHCLSEVLQAPDPANMEKFFSRVPTIFSIVIFSPHGYFGQADVLGLPDTGGQVVYILDQVKAFEEELLLRIKQQGLSAQPQILVVTRLIPEARGTKCNQELEPILNTKHSHILRVPFKRDDRVLQQWVSRFDIYPYLERYAQDAAAKILDHLEGKPDLIIGNYTDGNLVASLVATKLGVTQGTIAHALEKTKYEDSDVKWKKFDAKYHFSCQFTADMISMNTTDFIITSTFQEIAGSKDRPGQYESHYAFTLPGLCRFASGINVFDPKFNIASPGADQSLYFPYTQKQKRMTLFHPAIEELLYSKVDNEEHIGHLADRNKPIIFSMARLDTVKNITGLVEWYGNNKRLRELVNLVVVGGFFDPSKSKDREEINEINKMHSLILKYKLTGQIRWIKAQNDRVRNGELYRCIADTKGAFIQPALYEAFGLTVIEAMNCGLPTFATNKGGPAEIIVDEVSGFHIDPNNGEESSNKIADFFEKCREDSTYWNKVSTAGLQRIYECYTWKIYATKVLNMGSVYGFWRQQNKDEKQAKQRYIQLLYNLQFRNLAKMVLLASDQAQLQAPSKAVTKPEPLPGERRKQPRLIRLLS, encoded by the exons ATGGCTGCAGCTTCTCTTAGCTTCAAGAGATCAGACAGCATAGCTGAGAGCATGCCTGAAGCTTTGAGGCAGAGCCGGTACCAGATGAAACGATGCTTTTCAAG GTATGTCGCCAAGGGTAGGAGGCTTATGAAGAACCAGGAATTGGTAGCAGAGTTGGAGAAGTCGGTGGACGATAAGCTGGAGAAGGACAGGCTTATGGAAGGCTTCCTTGGTTACATCATTTGTTGCACCCAG GAAGCCGTCGTCCTTCCTCCGATCGTAGCATTCGCCGTCAGGCCGCATCCTGGAATATGGGAGTATGTCAAGGTCCATTCGGAGGATCTAACAGTCGAAGCAATCACTCCTTCGGAATACCTGAAATCCAAGGAAATAATATATGATGAGAAATG GGCGACGGATGAGCATGCTCTAGAAGTGGATTTTGGAGCCTTTGATTTGTTGACACCTCACCTCACCTTACCATCATCCATAGGGAATGGGGCACAGTTTATATGCAAATTCTTATCATCCAAGCTGAACGAGAAGTCCGAGAGCATGAAAACATTATTGGACTACTTGCTCGCCCTTAATCACCGCGGAGAA AAGTTAATGATTAATAACACGCTAGACACCGTGAACAAACTCCAGACAGCTCTGCTTTTGGCTGAAGTGTTTGTCAGTGCGCTTCCCAATAACACACCATTCCAAAAGTTCGAACAAAG ATTTCAGGAGTGGGGACTGGAGAAGGGATGGGGTGATACTGCTGAAAGGGTTAAGGGGAGCCTGCACTGCCTGTCTGAGGTTCTTCAAGCACCAGATCCTGCGAACATGGAGAAATTTTTCAGTAGagtccctaccatctttagcaTTGTGATCTTCTCTCCCCATGGCTATTTCGGACAGGCAGATGTTCTTGGTTTGCCGGATACTGGTGGGCAG GTTGTTTACATCCTAGATCAGGTAAAAGCCTTCGAAGAGGAACTGCTCCTCAGAATCAAGCAACAAGGGTTGAGTGCACAGCCTCAAATTCTTGTG GTGACCAGGCTGATACCAGAAGCCCGGGGAACTAAATGCAACCAGGAACTAGAGCCAATTCTCAACACCAAGCACTCGCACATCCTTCGGGTGCCATTCaagagagatgatcgagttttACAACAGTGGGTTTCTCGTTTTGATATCTATCCTTACCTCGAGAGATATGCTCAG GATGCTGCTGCCAAAATTCTTGACCACTTGGAAGGGAAACCAGACCTGATCATTGGGAACTACACTGATGGAAACTTGGTGGCTTCTCTGGTGGCCACCAAACTAGGAGTAACTCAG GGAACCATTGCACATGCTCTTGAAAAGACGAAGTATGAAGATTCTGATGTCAAGTGGAAGAAATTCGACGCAAAGTACCACTTCTCATGCCAATTCACTGCCGACATGATTTCGATGAATACTACTGATTTCATCATAACAAGTACATTCCAAGAAATCGCTGGAAG CAAGGATAGGCCTGGGCAGTATGAGAGCCATTATGCATTTACACTTCCAGGGCTCTGTCGATTTGCCTCGGGCATCAATGTGTTTGATCCTAAGTTTAATATAGCTTCTCCGGGAGCCGATCAATCCCTCTACTTCCCCTACACACAGAAACAGAAGCGCATGACTTTGTTTCATCCTGCCATCGAGGAGCTGCTGTATAGCAAAGTGGATAATGAGGAACATAT AGGACACCTTGCAGACAGAAATAAGCCAATCATATTCTCGATGGCAAGGCTCGACACAGTCAAGAACATAACTGGGCTAGTTGAATGGTATGGGAATAACAAGAGGCTGAGGGAGCTCGTGAACCTCGTTGTGGTCGGAGGTTTCTTTGACCCCTCAAAATCAAAAGACAGGGAAGAGATCAACGAGATCAACAAGATGCATTCGCTGATTTTAAAATACAAATTGACAGGTCAGATAAGATGGATAAAGGCACAGAATGATCGGGTTCGGAATGGTGAGCTATACCGTTGCATTGCTGATACCAAGGGAGCTTTCATTCAG CCTGCTTTGTATGAAGCATTTGGACTTACAGTCATAGAGGCGATGAACTGTGGCCTGCCGACCTTTGCTACAAACAAAGGAGGACCGGCAGAGATCATTGTTGATGAAGTTTCTGGTTTCCATATTGATCCTAATAACGGAGAGGAATCTAGCAACAAGATTGCAGATTTCTTTGAGAAATGCCGGGAGGACAGCACTTACTGGAATAAGGTGTCAACAGCTGGGCTCCAACGGATATATGAATG CTACACATGGAAGATTTATGCAACCAAGGTATTGAACATGGGATCGGTCTACGGCTTCTGGAGGCAACAGAACAAGGATGAGAAGCAAGCCAAACAGCGATATATTCAGCTGCTCTACAATCTCCAGTTCAGAAATTTG GCCAAAATGGTTCTCTTAGCAAGTGATCAAGCTCAGCTGCAGGCCCCATCAAAGGCTGTAACAAAACCTGAGCCACTGCCAGGAGAAAG ACGCAAGCAACCACGTTTGATAAG GTTGCTCAGTTGA
- the LOC103717684 gene encoding sucrose synthase 7-like isoform X2 — protein sequence MAAASLSFKRSDSIAESMPEALRQSRYQMKRCFSRYVAKGRRLMKNQELVAELEKSVDDKLEKDRLMEGFLGYIICCTQEAVVLPPIVAFAVRPHPGIWEYVKVHSEDLTVEAITPSEYLKSKEIIYDEKWATDEHALEVDFGAFDLLTPHLTLPSSIGNGAQFICKFLSSKLNEKSESMKTLLDYLLALNHRGEKLMINNTLDTVNKLQTALLLAEVFVSALPNNTPFQKFEQRFQEWGLEKGWGDTAERVKGSLHCLSEVLQAPDPANMEKFFSRVPTIFSIVIFSPHGYFGQADVLGLPDTGGQVVYILDQVKAFEEELLLRIKQQGLSAQPQILVVTRLIPEARGTKCNQELEPILNTKHSHILRVPFKRDDRVLQQWVSRFDIYPYLERYAQDAAAKILDHLEGKPDLIIGNYTDGNLVASLVATKLGVTQGTIAHALEKTKYEDSDVKWKKFDAKYHFSCQFTADMISMNTTDFIITSTFQEIAGSKDRPGQYESHYAFTLPGLCRFASGINVFDPKFNIASPGADQSLYFPYTQKQKRMTLFHPAIEELLYSKVDNEEHIGHLADRNKPIIFSMARLDTVKNITGLVEWYGNNKRLRELVNLVVVGGFFDPSKSKDREEINEINKMHSLILKYKLTGQIRWIKAQNDRVRNGELYRCIADTKGAFIQPALYEAFGLTVIEAMNCGLPTFATNKGGPAEIIVDEVSGFHIDPNNGEESSNKIADFFEKCREDSTYWNKVSTAGLQRIYECYTWKIYATKVLNMGSVYGFWRQQNKDEKQAKQRYIQLLYNLQFRNLAKMVLLASDQAQLQAPSKAVTKPEPLPGERQVCLLSRILQWIFKRSSH from the exons ATGGCTGCAGCTTCTCTTAGCTTCAAGAGATCAGACAGCATAGCTGAGAGCATGCCTGAAGCTTTGAGGCAGAGCCGGTACCAGATGAAACGATGCTTTTCAAG GTATGTCGCCAAGGGTAGGAGGCTTATGAAGAACCAGGAATTGGTAGCAGAGTTGGAGAAGTCGGTGGACGATAAGCTGGAGAAGGACAGGCTTATGGAAGGCTTCCTTGGTTACATCATTTGTTGCACCCAG GAAGCCGTCGTCCTTCCTCCGATCGTAGCATTCGCCGTCAGGCCGCATCCTGGAATATGGGAGTATGTCAAGGTCCATTCGGAGGATCTAACAGTCGAAGCAATCACTCCTTCGGAATACCTGAAATCCAAGGAAATAATATATGATGAGAAATG GGCGACGGATGAGCATGCTCTAGAAGTGGATTTTGGAGCCTTTGATTTGTTGACACCTCACCTCACCTTACCATCATCCATAGGGAATGGGGCACAGTTTATATGCAAATTCTTATCATCCAAGCTGAACGAGAAGTCCGAGAGCATGAAAACATTATTGGACTACTTGCTCGCCCTTAATCACCGCGGAGAA AAGTTAATGATTAATAACACGCTAGACACCGTGAACAAACTCCAGACAGCTCTGCTTTTGGCTGAAGTGTTTGTCAGTGCGCTTCCCAATAACACACCATTCCAAAAGTTCGAACAAAG ATTTCAGGAGTGGGGACTGGAGAAGGGATGGGGTGATACTGCTGAAAGGGTTAAGGGGAGCCTGCACTGCCTGTCTGAGGTTCTTCAAGCACCAGATCCTGCGAACATGGAGAAATTTTTCAGTAGagtccctaccatctttagcaTTGTGATCTTCTCTCCCCATGGCTATTTCGGACAGGCAGATGTTCTTGGTTTGCCGGATACTGGTGGGCAG GTTGTTTACATCCTAGATCAGGTAAAAGCCTTCGAAGAGGAACTGCTCCTCAGAATCAAGCAACAAGGGTTGAGTGCACAGCCTCAAATTCTTGTG GTGACCAGGCTGATACCAGAAGCCCGGGGAACTAAATGCAACCAGGAACTAGAGCCAATTCTCAACACCAAGCACTCGCACATCCTTCGGGTGCCATTCaagagagatgatcgagttttACAACAGTGGGTTTCTCGTTTTGATATCTATCCTTACCTCGAGAGATATGCTCAG GATGCTGCTGCCAAAATTCTTGACCACTTGGAAGGGAAACCAGACCTGATCATTGGGAACTACACTGATGGAAACTTGGTGGCTTCTCTGGTGGCCACCAAACTAGGAGTAACTCAG GGAACCATTGCACATGCTCTTGAAAAGACGAAGTATGAAGATTCTGATGTCAAGTGGAAGAAATTCGACGCAAAGTACCACTTCTCATGCCAATTCACTGCCGACATGATTTCGATGAATACTACTGATTTCATCATAACAAGTACATTCCAAGAAATCGCTGGAAG CAAGGATAGGCCTGGGCAGTATGAGAGCCATTATGCATTTACACTTCCAGGGCTCTGTCGATTTGCCTCGGGCATCAATGTGTTTGATCCTAAGTTTAATATAGCTTCTCCGGGAGCCGATCAATCCCTCTACTTCCCCTACACACAGAAACAGAAGCGCATGACTTTGTTTCATCCTGCCATCGAGGAGCTGCTGTATAGCAAAGTGGATAATGAGGAACATAT AGGACACCTTGCAGACAGAAATAAGCCAATCATATTCTCGATGGCAAGGCTCGACACAGTCAAGAACATAACTGGGCTAGTTGAATGGTATGGGAATAACAAGAGGCTGAGGGAGCTCGTGAACCTCGTTGTGGTCGGAGGTTTCTTTGACCCCTCAAAATCAAAAGACAGGGAAGAGATCAACGAGATCAACAAGATGCATTCGCTGATTTTAAAATACAAATTGACAGGTCAGATAAGATGGATAAAGGCACAGAATGATCGGGTTCGGAATGGTGAGCTATACCGTTGCATTGCTGATACCAAGGGAGCTTTCATTCAG CCTGCTTTGTATGAAGCATTTGGACTTACAGTCATAGAGGCGATGAACTGTGGCCTGCCGACCTTTGCTACAAACAAAGGAGGACCGGCAGAGATCATTGTTGATGAAGTTTCTGGTTTCCATATTGATCCTAATAACGGAGAGGAATCTAGCAACAAGATTGCAGATTTCTTTGAGAAATGCCGGGAGGACAGCACTTACTGGAATAAGGTGTCAACAGCTGGGCTCCAACGGATATATGAATG CTACACATGGAAGATTTATGCAACCAAGGTATTGAACATGGGATCGGTCTACGGCTTCTGGAGGCAACAGAACAAGGATGAGAAGCAAGCCAAACAGCGATATATTCAGCTGCTCTACAATCTCCAGTTCAGAAATTTG GCCAAAATGGTTCTCTTAGCAAGTGATCAAGCTCAGCTGCAGGCCCCATCAAAGGCTGTAACAAAACCTGAGCCACTGCCAGGAGAAAGGCAAGTTTGCCTACTCTCTAGAATTTTACAATGGATATTCAAGCGCAGCAGTCACTAA